In a genomic window of Bradyrhizobium ontarionense:
- a CDS encoding electron transfer flavoprotein subunit beta/FixA family protein, with protein MHIVVCIKQVPDSAQIRVHPVTNTIMRQGVPTIINPYDLFALEAALQLRDKLGGEVTVLTMGPPSAEDSLRRALTYGADRAVLLTDRFFAGADTLATTYALATAIRKISETFGAPDIVFTGKQTIDGDTAQVGPGIAKRLGLLQLTYVAKISEVDPVARTIEAERRSEGGVQVLKTRLPCLVTMLEATNEIRRGAMADALRAARAKIVTWSAKDAGVEDISKCGLKGSPTIVKRVFAPSARAEKATFVDFSSRPPADALIEELFKRQPKLEAELITSAHGF; from the coding sequence ATGCATATCGTCGTCTGCATCAAGCAGGTTCCGGACTCTGCGCAGATCCGCGTTCATCCCGTCACCAACACCATCATGCGCCAGGGTGTGCCGACCATCATCAACCCCTACGACCTGTTCGCGCTGGAAGCTGCGCTGCAGCTCCGTGACAAGTTGGGCGGCGAAGTGACCGTGCTGACGATGGGACCGCCATCCGCCGAGGACTCCCTGCGCCGGGCGCTGACCTACGGCGCCGATCGTGCCGTGCTGCTCACGGACCGCTTCTTTGCCGGCGCCGACACGCTGGCCACGACCTACGCGCTGGCGACAGCCATTCGCAAGATCAGCGAGACCTTCGGCGCGCCGGACATCGTGTTCACCGGCAAGCAGACGATCGATGGCGACACCGCCCAGGTCGGCCCGGGTATCGCCAAGCGGCTCGGCCTGTTGCAGCTGACCTATGTGGCGAAGATCAGCGAGGTCGATCCGGTCGCGCGCACGATCGAAGCCGAGCGCCGGTCCGAGGGCGGCGTGCAGGTCCTCAAGACCAGGCTGCCGTGCCTGGTCACGATGCTGGAGGCGACCAACGAAATCCGCCGCGGCGCGATGGCCGATGCGCTGCGCGCCGCGCGCGCGAAGATCGTGACCTGGAGCGCGAAGGACGCCGGCGTCGAGGATATCTCGAAATGCGGCCTGAAGGGCTCGCCGACGATCGTGAAGCGCGTGTTCGCACCGTCCGCGCGGGCCGAGAAGGCGACATTCGTCGATTTCTCCAGTCGCCCACCGGCTGACGCCCTGATCGAGGAACTGTTCAAGCGCCAGCCGAAGCTCGAAGCCGAGCTTATCACATCGGCCCACGGCTTCTGA
- a CDS encoding electron transfer flavoprotein subunit alpha/FixB family protein, whose product MNEPTKAPPAAAGRAATKKELPEHFKAYKHVWVFIEQERGQVHSVSWELMGAGRKLADKLKVDLAAVVIGPPGEAVQHAAAESFCYGADLAYIVADDVLTDYRNEAYTKALTDVVNTYKPEILLLGATTLGRDLAGSVATTLLTGLTADCTELDVDADGSLAATRPTFGGSLLCTIYTLNYRPQMATVRPRVMPMPERVENPATRIIEHKLGLVEEDIVTKVLSFIPDRDSAKSNLAYADVVVAGGLGLGSPENFQLVKGLAAVLGAEFGCSRPLVQKGWVTSDRQIGQTGKTIRPKLYIAAGISGAIQHRVGVEGADLIVAINTDKNAPIFDFAHVGIVTDAIRLLPALTEAFRARLSPHSRDRIAS is encoded by the coding sequence ATGAACGAACCCACCAAAGCACCGCCTGCCGCAGCCGGTCGCGCCGCGACCAAGAAGGAGCTGCCGGAGCATTTCAAGGCCTACAAGCACGTCTGGGTGTTCATCGAACAGGAGCGCGGCCAGGTCCACTCGGTCTCCTGGGAGCTGATGGGCGCCGGACGCAAGCTCGCCGACAAGCTGAAGGTCGATCTCGCCGCCGTCGTCATCGGACCGCCCGGCGAAGCCGTCCAGCACGCTGCCGCGGAGTCGTTCTGCTATGGCGCCGATCTCGCCTACATCGTCGCCGATGACGTTCTCACCGACTATCGCAACGAGGCCTATACCAAGGCGCTGACCGACGTCGTCAACACCTATAAGCCGGAGATCCTGCTGCTCGGCGCCACCACGCTCGGCCGCGACCTCGCTGGCTCCGTGGCGACGACGCTGCTCACCGGCCTCACCGCCGACTGCACCGAGCTCGACGTCGATGCCGACGGCTCGCTCGCGGCGACGCGGCCGACCTTCGGCGGCTCGCTGCTCTGCACGATCTACACGCTCAACTATCGGCCGCAGATGGCGACCGTGCGTCCGCGCGTGATGCCGATGCCGGAGCGCGTGGAGAACCCCGCGACCCGCATCATCGAGCACAAGCTCGGCCTGGTCGAGGAGGACATCGTCACCAAAGTGCTGTCCTTCATTCCGGACCGCGACTCCGCGAAATCCAATCTCGCCTATGCCGACGTCGTCGTCGCCGGCGGTCTCGGGCTCGGCTCGCCCGAGAACTTCCAACTCGTGAAAGGACTCGCCGCGGTGCTCGGCGCCGAGTTCGGCTGCTCGCGGCCGCTGGTGCAGAAGGGCTGGGTGACGTCGGACCGCCAGATCGGCCAGACCGGCAAGACCATCCGGCCCAAGCTCTACATCGCGGCCGGCATTTCCGGCGCGATCCAGCATCGGGTGGGCGTCGAGGGCGCAGACCTGATCGTCGCGATCAACACCGACAAGAACGCCCCGATCTTCGACTTCGCCCATGTCGGCATCGTCACCGACGCGATCCGGCTGCTGCCGGCGCTCACCGAGGCATTTCGCGCACGACTGTCGCCGCATTCGCGCGACCGCATCGCAAGCTAG
- a CDS encoding FAD-dependent monooxygenase produces MIEERFDAIVVGAGMAGNAAALTMAQRGMKVLQLERGEYSGSKNVQGAILYADMLEKLIPDFREEAPLERHLVEQRFWMLDDKSHVGLHYKSDDFNEEKPNRYTIIRAQFDKWFSSKVKEAGATVLCETTVTELAQDAYGKVIGVKTDRRDGEIHADVVVLAEGVNGLLGTRAGLRERPKPENVALAVKEMHFLPRETIEARFNLKGDEGAVIEAVGTISRGMTGMGFIYSNKECISLGIGCLVSDFQKTGETPYGLLERFKQHPSVAPLIEGSEVKEYSAHLIPEGGYNAIPELCGDGWVVVGDAAQLNNAVHREGSNLAMTSGRIAAEAIFQVKSRRDPMTKANLALYKKMLEDSFVIKDLKKYKDMPALLHNQSQNFFLTYPQLVSKAMQNFVRVDGTPKKEKESSTLRSFVSARSWTGLFGDAFRFARAWR; encoded by the coding sequence ATGATCGAGGAACGGTTCGACGCGATCGTCGTGGGTGCCGGCATGGCCGGCAATGCGGCTGCGCTGACCATGGCCCAGCGCGGCATGAAGGTGCTGCAGCTCGAGCGCGGTGAATATTCCGGTTCGAAGAACGTGCAGGGCGCGATCCTCTATGCTGACATGCTAGAGAAGCTGATTCCCGACTTTCGCGAGGAAGCGCCGCTGGAGCGGCATCTGGTCGAGCAGCGCTTCTGGATGCTCGACGACAAATCGCATGTCGGCCTGCACTACAAGTCGGACGACTTCAACGAGGAGAAGCCGAACCGCTACACCATCATCCGCGCCCAGTTCGACAAATGGTTCTCGTCCAAGGTCAAGGAGGCGGGCGCCACCGTGCTGTGTGAGACGACGGTGACCGAGCTGGCGCAGGACGCCTATGGCAAGGTGATCGGCGTCAAGACCGACCGGCGCGACGGTGAGATCCATGCCGATGTGGTCGTGCTCGCCGAAGGCGTCAACGGCCTGCTCGGGACCCGTGCGGGCCTGCGTGAGCGGCCGAAGCCGGAAAACGTCGCGCTGGCGGTCAAGGAGATGCACTTCCTGCCGCGCGAGACGATCGAGGCGCGCTTCAATCTCAAGGGTGACGAAGGTGCCGTCATCGAGGCCGTCGGCACGATCTCCCGCGGCATGACGGGCATGGGCTTCATCTACTCCAACAAGGAGTGCATCTCGCTCGGCATCGGCTGTCTCGTCTCCGACTTCCAGAAGACCGGCGAGACGCCCTATGGCCTGCTGGAGCGCTTCAAGCAGCATCCCTCGGTGGCGCCGCTGATCGAGGGCTCGGAGGTCAAGGAGTATTCGGCGCATCTCATCCCCGAGGGCGGCTACAACGCAATCCCGGAGCTCTGCGGCGACGGCTGGGTCGTGGTCGGCGACGCTGCCCAGCTCAACAATGCTGTTCACCGCGAGGGCTCGAATCTGGCGATGACCTCCGGCCGCATCGCGGCCGAGGCGATCTTCCAGGTGAAGTCACGTCGCGATCCGATGACCAAAGCGAACCTCGCGCTCTACAAGAAGATGCTGGAGGACTCCTTCGTCATCAAGGATCTGAAGAAATACAAGGACATGCCGGCGCTGCTGCATAATCAGTCGCAGAACTTCTTCCTGACCTATCCGCAGCTCGTCTCGAAGGCGATGCAGAACTTCGTGCGTGTCGACGGCACGCCGAAGAAGGAGAAGGAAAGCAGCACCCTGCGCTCGTTCGTGAGCGCGAGGTCGTGGACGGGTCTGTTCGGCGATGCGTTCCGCTTCGCGCGGGCGTGGCGCTGA
- a CDS encoding ferredoxin family protein encodes MSTDVAVRVEDKLFYNRYQVDPGRAHIKVRPHTTPTPQLKALLNACPARCYELNDKGQVEITVDGCIECGTCRVIGEPSGDIEWSYPRGGYGVLFKFG; translated from the coding sequence ATGAGCACGGATGTCGCGGTACGGGTCGAGGACAAGCTGTTCTACAATCGCTATCAGGTCGATCCGGGCCGGGCCCATATCAAGGTCCGTCCGCATACAACGCCGACGCCGCAGCTCAAGGCGCTCCTGAACGCGTGCCCGGCACGCTGTTACGAGCTCAACGACAAGGGGCAGGTCGAAATCACGGTCGACGGCTGCATCGAATGCGGCACCTGCCGCGTCATCGGCGAACCGAGCGGCGACATCGAGTGGAGCTATCCGCGCGGCGGCTACGGTGTGCTGTTCAAGTTCGGCTGA
- a CDS encoding TOBE domain-containing protein produces the protein MKLSARNVLPGKVISVAKGATTAHVKVELAPGLTVFSAITNEAVEELELAVGDSVSAVIKSSDVMIGK, from the coding sequence GTGAAGCTGAGCGCGCGGAACGTTTTGCCGGGGAAAGTTATCTCTGTTGCCAAGGGAGCGACCACCGCCCACGTCAAGGTCGAGCTCGCCCCGGGACTGACGGTGTTCTCGGCCATCACCAATGAGGCCGTGGAAGAGCTCGAGCTCGCGGTTGGCGACAGCGTCTCGGCCGTGATCAAGTCGTCCGACGTGATGATCGGCAAATAA
- a CDS encoding DUF2478 domain-containing protein, with protein MTPHDLTEPTELNPPRLAAILYGPGDDADVLLDDFVQGLLQRGVRVGGIVQRNTRDEVGKKSGMDVIDLANGDTISICQDLGTGSMACKLDAAGLAEAGMAVHRAIAAHADLIVINKFSKQEASGSGLRGELADAITSGIPVLTAVPQKCIEDWRTFTGDLGTLLPPSRPAMDAWWLTLSSQAESAR; from the coding sequence ATGACGCCGCACGATCTCACCGAGCCAACCGAACTCAATCCACCCCGTCTCGCCGCCATCCTCTACGGGCCGGGCGACGATGCCGATGTCCTGCTGGACGATTTTGTCCAGGGCCTCCTGCAGCGCGGGGTGCGCGTCGGCGGCATCGTTCAACGCAATACGAGAGACGAGGTCGGCAAGAAGAGCGGGATGGACGTGATCGACCTTGCCAATGGCGACACAATCTCGATCTGCCAGGACCTCGGCACCGGATCCATGGCCTGCAAGCTGGATGCAGCGGGCCTTGCCGAAGCCGGCATGGCCGTTCACCGCGCCATCGCCGCTCATGCCGACCTCATCGTGATCAACAAATTTTCCAAGCAGGAGGCCTCCGGAAGCGGATTGCGCGGCGAGCTGGCCGACGCGATCACGTCAGGGATCCCAGTCCTGACGGCCGTGCCGCAGAAATGCATCGAGGACTGGCGGACTTTTACCGGCGACCTCGGCACCTTGCTGCCGCCTTCACGGCCAGCAATGGATGCCTGGTGGCTCACGCTGAGCTCACAGGCGGAAAGCGCCCGCTGA
- the modD gene encoding ModD protein, protein MPTTAAHHDLEALLRDDVPYGDLTTETLGIGAEPGLMQFAARGRMVLALAEDAAALIELAGGRVELLAASGAVLEKGAPILKAEGAAASLLRSWKVAQTLIEIWSGVATEAEAIVRAARAVAPGIAVACTRKNVPGAKLFAVAAVKAGGAVMHRLGLSETILVFPEHRAFLGDTPLGDVAERLRRSAPEKRLVIEVNNLEQAVAAAVAGFDVIQAEKFRPAEIEALVKQMNTMAALPIRPIIAAAGGVNAQNAAAYAAAGADLLVTSAPYLARPCDVQVRITRASAAA, encoded by the coding sequence GTGCCGACCACCGCCGCCCACCATGATCTGGAAGCCTTGCTTCGTGACGATGTCCCCTATGGCGATCTGACCACCGAGACGCTTGGGATCGGCGCTGAGCCTGGCCTGATGCAATTCGCAGCGCGCGGCCGGATGGTGCTGGCGCTGGCCGAGGACGCGGCGGCACTGATCGAACTCGCGGGGGGCCGGGTCGAACTGCTGGCTGCCAGCGGAGCGGTGCTGGAGAAGGGAGCGCCGATTCTGAAGGCTGAAGGAGCCGCCGCGAGCCTGCTGCGCAGCTGGAAGGTGGCGCAAACGCTCATCGAGATCTGGTCGGGCGTCGCGACCGAGGCCGAGGCGATCGTGCGCGCGGCGCGCGCGGTGGCGCCGGGCATCGCGGTCGCCTGCACCCGCAAGAACGTCCCCGGCGCGAAGCTGTTTGCCGTGGCCGCAGTAAAGGCGGGTGGCGCGGTGATGCATCGGCTCGGCCTGTCCGAGACAATCCTGGTATTTCCGGAACATCGGGCGTTTCTCGGCGACACGCCGCTCGGTGACGTGGCCGAACGGCTGCGGCGTAGTGCCCCGGAGAAACGGCTCGTCATCGAGGTCAACAATCTCGAGCAGGCCGTGGCTGCTGCCGTGGCCGGGTTCGACGTCATTCAGGCCGAGAAGTTTCGGCCCGCGGAGATCGAGGCGCTGGTGAAGCAAATGAACACGATGGCGGCGTTGCCGATACGGCCCATCATTGCGGCCGCCGGCGGCGTCAATGCGCAGAACGCTGCGGCGTACGCAGCGGCCGGCGCCGACTTGCTGGTCACGTCAGCGCCGTACCTCGCCCGTCCCTGCGACGTGCAGGTGCGGATTACCCGGGCATCGGCCGCGGCTTGA
- a CDS encoding ABC transporter substrate-binding protein, with the protein MQGINGAVRACAAPMGGRGLQERHHRINRIAQAACLALALAGPILLAQHRAAAAAGKEIRIGNTMPYSGPALAYGVIGKAIAAYFNKVNAEGGINGRPITFISYDDGYVPQKAVEMTRKLVEEDKVLLMFASLGTAPNLAVRPYLNANKVPQLFVASGSSQWDQPHDFPWTMGFQPSYQAEAHVYAQYLLETHSRGKIAILSQDDDFGKDYVKGLKEGLGGKLPIVAEATYKVTDANVNQQIATLKASGADIFFDVTTPKFAVMAIRRAAEIGWRPDHIISTVSESVSAVMQPAGLQNAEGIMSAGYYYEGDEAATAGDPSYQEWSAFMDRYLPDVPRSNGLATFGYLAANAMVAVLRNCGDDLSRDNIMKHAASLKGLKLPMLTPGISVNTSAHDYAPLEQMQMMQFTGGKWQRFGPVRSGIDPGSVSDSFKTIFRYGTAKRDLANQLNANTVTLMTGSFGSTYANMGADLASVLDKGTELRVLPVIGRGSVQSVADILLLRGVDAGIIRKDTLAFLERKDFANNVREQLVYVAKLFNEEMHVVAPKSITSLSELDGKTIAVDLPDGGTFVTSINVFERLGIRPHLLYIEPRLALDMLRRGDIDAIIAVEGKPLQWLNQVNDPNLHLVPVEYDKALHDEYLPAQLSAEDYPNLVSASAPVNTIAAEALLASYNWQPGSDRHRRLSLLVEALFNNLQVLQRPPFHPKWQEVAPLAPIAGWTRFKVAQEWLDRNMPAAQVLGANAQANEQQANGVPTDARLFREFLEWRANRQKRPAVHQPQ; encoded by the coding sequence ATGCAGGGTATCAACGGTGCGGTTCGCGCCTGCGCAGCCCCGATGGGGGGCCGAGGTCTCCAGGAGCGGCATCATCGTATCAACCGCATCGCACAGGCCGCATGTCTCGCTTTGGCGCTGGCCGGGCCGATCCTGCTGGCCCAGCATCGCGCGGCCGCAGCCGCCGGCAAGGAAATCCGCATCGGCAACACGATGCCTTACAGCGGTCCGGCCCTCGCTTATGGCGTCATCGGCAAGGCGATCGCCGCCTATTTCAACAAGGTCAATGCCGAGGGCGGCATCAACGGCCGGCCTATCACTTTCATCTCCTACGACGACGGCTACGTCCCGCAGAAGGCGGTCGAGATGACGCGCAAGCTGGTAGAAGAGGACAAGGTCCTGCTGATGTTCGCGAGCCTGGGCACGGCCCCCAACCTGGCGGTCCGCCCCTATCTCAACGCCAACAAAGTCCCCCAATTGTTCGTAGCATCCGGCTCCTCGCAGTGGGACCAGCCGCACGACTTTCCCTGGACCATGGGTTTTCAGCCCAGCTACCAGGCAGAGGCGCACGTCTATGCGCAGTACCTGCTGGAGACACACAGCCGCGGCAAGATCGCGATCCTCTCTCAGGATGATGATTTCGGCAAGGATTACGTCAAGGGATTGAAGGAGGGCCTAGGTGGCAAGCTTCCGATCGTGGCGGAGGCGACCTACAAGGTGACGGACGCCAACGTCAATCAGCAGATCGCCACGCTGAAGGCCTCAGGGGCCGACATATTCTTCGATGTGACGACACCCAAATTCGCCGTCATGGCAATCCGCCGTGCGGCCGAGATCGGCTGGCGGCCGGACCACATCATCTCGACGGTCTCGGAGTCGGTGTCGGCAGTGATGCAGCCGGCAGGCCTGCAGAATGCCGAAGGCATCATGTCCGCGGGATACTACTACGAGGGCGACGAGGCAGCGACGGCAGGCGACCCATCCTACCAGGAATGGTCTGCATTCATGGACCGCTATTTGCCCGATGTTCCGAGGAGCAACGGTCTTGCGACGTTCGGCTACCTCGCCGCCAACGCCATGGTGGCGGTGTTGAGGAATTGCGGCGATGACCTGTCGCGCGACAACATCATGAAGCACGCGGCGTCGCTGAAGGGCCTCAAATTGCCGATGCTGACGCCCGGCATCAGCGTCAACACCAGCGCCCATGACTATGCGCCGCTCGAGCAGATGCAGATGATGCAATTCACGGGCGGCAAGTGGCAGCGTTTCGGCCCCGTGCGCAGCGGCATCGATCCCGGCAGCGTCAGCGACTCCTTCAAGACCATCTTCCGTTACGGCACGGCGAAGCGTGACCTGGCGAACCAGCTGAATGCCAACACGGTGACGCTGATGACGGGATCGTTCGGCAGCACCTACGCGAACATGGGCGCGGATCTCGCCTCGGTCCTCGACAAGGGGACCGAGTTGCGCGTTCTTCCCGTGATCGGCCGCGGCTCGGTCCAATCGGTCGCCGACATCCTGCTGCTGCGTGGTGTCGATGCCGGCATCATCCGCAAGGACACGCTGGCCTTTCTCGAGCGCAAGGATTTCGCCAACAATGTGCGTGAACAGCTGGTCTATGTGGCCAAGTTGTTCAATGAAGAGATGCACGTTGTGGCACCCAAGTCGATCACCAGCCTCAGCGAGCTCGACGGCAAGACCATCGCGGTCGACCTGCCCGATGGTGGCACCTTCGTCACCTCGATCAACGTATTCGAACGCTTGGGGATCAGGCCGCACCTTCTCTATATCGAGCCGCGGCTGGCGCTGGACATGCTGCGACGAGGCGACATCGACGCGATCATCGCGGTTGAAGGCAAGCCGTTGCAATGGCTGAATCAGGTCAACGACCCCAATCTGCATCTCGTGCCCGTCGAGTACGACAAGGCCCTGCATGACGAGTATCTTCCGGCGCAATTGTCCGCCGAAGACTATCCCAACCTCGTGAGCGCCTCAGCGCCGGTGAACACGATTGCCGCCGAGGCCTTGCTGGCGTCGTACAACTGGCAACCCGGCAGCGATCGCCATCGCCGGCTGTCTCTGCTGGTCGAAGCGCTGTTCAACAATCTGCAGGTGTTGCAGCGGCCGCCGTTTCATCCCAAATGGCAGGAGGTGGCGCCGCTGGCGCCCATCGCCGGCTGGACCAGGTTCAAGGTGGCGCAGGAATGGCTCGACCGCAACATGCCGGCCGCTCAGGTCCTGGGAGCCAACGCTCAGGCCAACGAGCAGCAGGCGAATGGCGTGCCGACCGACGCCCGGCTGTTCCGCGAATTCCTGGAATGGCGAGCGAACCGCCAGAAGCGCCCCGCCGTGCATCAGCCTCAGTAG
- a CDS encoding sel1 repeat family protein: MSAPVQNDPAKPTPPWATEELRKYAPRRHQAQGGPATYDQPLDDSHLPHHLLARPNTMPAQPAANGDDDELPRGLWSSKLDPVVMPLPPEDTDRSSRLGGIIKIGAAIGIAASVAMIVVNMVTFEDHGATQGGPSQMMPSTVLESLAQIDPAEAKVAQEDPPQTVASIMVPTSTDVATRALAPSPASPAPALSGASAFSNPAPAASTASPRPTVPLPRDEVSSLMKRGRDLLAAGDVASARLILTRLSDAGSAEASLLLARTYDPAELTKSRILGAIPDAAKARAWYLKAAEQGSPEASRRISAVR, translated from the coding sequence ATGAGTGCTCCAGTTCAGAACGACCCGGCGAAGCCGACGCCGCCTTGGGCGACTGAAGAACTCCGCAAATACGCGCCGCGCCGCCATCAGGCTCAAGGCGGTCCGGCAACGTACGACCAGCCCCTCGACGATTCCCATCTGCCGCATCACCTGCTCGCCCGTCCAAATACGATGCCGGCGCAGCCGGCCGCCAATGGCGACGATGATGAACTCCCTCGTGGCCTCTGGAGTTCGAAGCTCGATCCGGTCGTCATGCCGCTGCCGCCGGAGGATACGGACAGGTCGTCCCGTCTCGGCGGCATCATCAAGATCGGCGCAGCCATCGGCATCGCTGCGTCTGTCGCCATGATCGTCGTGAACATGGTCACTTTCGAGGACCACGGCGCAACACAAGGCGGCCCCAGCCAGATGATGCCGTCCACGGTGCTGGAAAGCCTGGCTCAAATCGATCCGGCAGAAGCCAAGGTCGCACAGGAGGATCCGCCACAAACGGTGGCGTCCATCATGGTCCCGACCAGCACCGACGTTGCGACGCGCGCGTTGGCGCCGTCCCCGGCATCGCCGGCCCCCGCTCTCTCCGGCGCGTCGGCGTTCTCCAATCCCGCTCCCGCTGCCTCGACAGCATCGCCACGCCCGACCGTGCCATTGCCCCGTGACGAGGTCAGTTCGCTGATGAAGCGAGGACGCGACCTGCTTGCGGCAGGTGACGTCGCGAGCGCACGCCTGATCCTGACCCGGCTTTCCGACGCAGGAAGCGCCGAAGCCTCGCTCCTGCTCGCGCGAACCTATGACCCGGCAGAACTGACGAAATCGCGAATCCTCGGCGCCATCCCCGACGCCGCCAAGGCCCGCGCCTGGTACCTCAAGGCCGCAGAGCAAGGATCGCCGGAAGCCAGCCGCCGCATCTCCGCCGTGCGGTAG
- a CDS encoding carboxymuconolactone decarboxylase family protein gives MSIEQLKDQIPDFAKDVRLNLSSMASDETLSPQAKYGLFVACGIATRNPTVTAALESVAAAHLSPAALAAAKSAAAIMAMNNVYYRFVHLASNKEYATMPARLRMNVIANPGVDKADFELWSLAVSAINGCGTCIDAHEKVLQDAGVDAAAIQTAVRFAAIIQSVAVAIEAAGVTVALAAE, from the coding sequence ATGTCGATCGAGCAGCTGAAGGACCAGATCCCGGATTTCGCCAAGGACGTCAGGCTCAACCTGTCGTCCATGGCGTCGGATGAGACGCTGTCGCCGCAGGCCAAATACGGCCTGTTCGTTGCCTGCGGAATCGCAACCCGCAATCCGACGGTGACGGCGGCCCTCGAATCGGTCGCGGCCGCGCATCTGTCGCCGGCTGCATTGGCGGCGGCGAAATCAGCCGCCGCGATCATGGCCATGAACAACGTCTACTATCGCTTCGTGCATCTTGCGTCGAACAAGGAATACGCGACGATGCCGGCCCGTCTGCGAATGAACGTCATCGCCAATCCCGGCGTCGACAAGGCCGACTTCGAGCTGTGGTCGCTCGCGGTGTCGGCGATCAACGGCTGCGGCACCTGTATCGACGCGCACGAAAAGGTTCTGCAGGACGCGGGCGTCGACGCCGCCGCAATCCAGACCGCGGTGCGCTTTGCCGCCATCATCCAGTCGGTCGCCGTCGCGATCGAAGCCGCTGGTGTGACCGTCGCACTGGCAGCTGAATAG
- a CDS encoding peroxiredoxin, with protein MLGIGSKLPSFEIVGVKPGFHIQEEKGESAFETLTETSFPGKWKIIFFYPKDFTFVCPTEIAEFARLSKDFADRDAVVLGGSTDNEFCKLAWRRDHKDLHKLPIWQFADTKGALVDGLGVRSPDGVAYRYTFIVDPDNTIQHVYATNLNVGRAPKDTLRVLDALQTDELCPCNREVGGETLKVA; from the coding sequence ATGCTCGGAATTGGAAGTAAGCTGCCATCGTTCGAAATCGTCGGCGTGAAGCCCGGTTTTCATATTCAGGAGGAGAAGGGCGAGAGCGCCTTCGAGACCCTGACCGAGACCAGCTTCCCCGGAAAGTGGAAGATCATCTTCTTCTATCCGAAGGACTTCACTTTCGTCTGCCCGACCGAGATCGCCGAGTTCGCTCGCCTCTCGAAGGACTTCGCGGACCGCGACGCCGTGGTGCTCGGCGGCTCGACCGACAACGAGTTCTGCAAGCTGGCCTGGCGTCGCGACCACAAGGACCTGCATAAGCTGCCGATCTGGCAATTCGCCGACACCAAGGGTGCGCTGGTCGACGGTCTCGGCGTCCGCTCACCGGACGGCGTGGCCTACCGCTATACGTTCATCGTCGATCCCGACAACACGATCCAGCACGTCTACGCGACCAACCTCAATGTCGGCCGCGCGCCGAAGGATACGTTGCGCGTGCTCGACGCCCTGCAGACCGATGAGCTCTGCCCCTGCAACCGCGAAGTTGGCGGCGAGACCCTGAAGGTCGCTTGA
- a CDS encoding SDR family NAD(P)-dependent oxidoreductase — protein MDLGLAGKGVLVTGGSKGIGLAIAELFAAEGANVAICARDAAAVGNAVAKLISRGVKAWGQGIDVADAVALKGWVDGAAAEFGGVDCVVCNVSSLAVGDSPETWEKSFRIDMMHTVNTVAAAVPYLEKSTSASIIIISSVSGFEVDFAAGSYGAIKGALIHYAKGLAHQLVGKGIRVNAVSPGNTYFDGGIWQNIENGSPDLFKTAMGLNPTGRMGTAEEVAYGVVILASPLASRISGTNLIIDGALTKAV, from the coding sequence ATGGATCTGGGATTGGCCGGCAAGGGCGTGCTGGTGACCGGCGGCAGCAAGGGCATCGGGCTTGCGATCGCCGAACTGTTCGCCGCTGAAGGCGCGAATGTCGCGATCTGCGCGCGCGATGCGGCAGCCGTCGGCAATGCTGTCGCGAAGCTCATAAGCAGAGGCGTCAAGGCGTGGGGGCAGGGGATCGACGTCGCCGACGCCGTCGCGCTGAAGGGCTGGGTGGATGGGGCCGCCGCGGAGTTCGGCGGCGTCGATTGCGTGGTCTGCAATGTCAGCTCGCTCGCCGTCGGCGATTCTCCCGAGACCTGGGAAAAATCCTTCCGCATCGACATGATGCACACCGTCAACACGGTGGCCGCGGCCGTTCCCTATCTCGAGAAGTCGACATCCGCCTCGATCATCATCATCTCCAGCGTATCCGGATTTGAGGTCGACTTCGCTGCGGGATCCTATGGGGCGATCAAGGGCGCCTTGATCCACTACGCGAAGGGGCTTGCACATCAGCTCGTCGGCAAGGGGATCCGTGTCAACGCGGTCTCTCCGGGCAACACCTACTTCGATGGCGGCATCTGGCAGAACATCGAGAATGGGTCGCCGGACCTGTTCAAGACCGCGATGGGCCTGAATCCGACGGGGCGTATGGGCACCGCCGAGGAGGTGGCTTACGGCGTCGTCATCCTCGCCAGTCCGCTGGCGAGCCGGATCTCCGGAACCAACCTGATCATCGATGGCGCTCTGACGAAGGCGGTCTAG